One genomic region from Haloprofundus salinisoli encodes:
- a CDS encoding DUF7289 family protein, giving the protein MQESRPARERRLARETRRGDRAQSELIGVVLLFGLVVAGTAAVVALGGVAIDDAKSHSEFDRAEQVMTLFDSKAATVALGDSEVKTVSLGRSGGQYVVDESSGRLTIVHENYDGAGSDETLYDEPLGAVVYHAADGGTIAYQGGGVWSAPADGGATMVSPPEFHYRDGTLTLPVVRATGTSTTSGASSARIKAQSRGDRVYPDSSATYGEDEDGARRYVNPVENGRVVVKVQSEYYRAWAEFFRSRTEGEVEVYPGTQTATVALVTLGTNGDFRMPAERGSIDVRGMAEHTLDDFSIALRPDDSDSANFNNLQWSLAAEEGDQQFEIHLRKTGSSGCDIAISTSVYYSDDGGDTYHGWYDDDAFTTHCEDLDGDGDNEVLLDADFVDNGASLTYKKLQKSELMHFKPGELRESVTFDEHEADSGETYTAGENDELPLSTLVSHYFSLLSPSFELIVYDKNSNTISESVSSGRVVYSGDENYVTYLQVSESEVVVELD; this is encoded by the coding sequence ATGCAGGAATCCAGGCCCGCGCGAGAGAGGCGACTCGCGCGCGAAACGAGAAGGGGAGACCGCGCCCAGTCGGAACTCATCGGCGTCGTCCTGTTGTTCGGGTTGGTCGTCGCCGGGACGGCGGCCGTCGTCGCGCTCGGAGGCGTCGCCATCGACGACGCGAAGTCGCACTCCGAGTTCGACCGAGCCGAACAAGTGATGACGCTGTTCGACTCGAAGGCGGCGACGGTCGCACTCGGTGACTCCGAAGTCAAGACCGTCTCGCTGGGCCGCTCCGGCGGCCAGTACGTCGTCGACGAGTCGAGCGGTCGACTCACCATCGTCCACGAGAACTACGACGGCGCAGGAAGCGACGAGACGCTGTACGACGAGCCGCTCGGAGCGGTCGTCTACCATGCCGCTGACGGTGGCACTATCGCCTATCAGGGCGGCGGCGTCTGGTCTGCGCCCGCCGACGGCGGCGCGACGATGGTGTCGCCACCGGAGTTCCACTACCGCGACGGCACGCTCACGCTGCCGGTCGTTCGGGCGACGGGGACGTCCACGACGAGCGGGGCATCGAGCGCACGAATCAAGGCACAGTCGCGCGGAGACCGGGTGTACCCCGATTCGTCGGCGACGTATGGGGAGGATGAAGATGGCGCGCGACGATACGTGAACCCCGTCGAGAACGGCCGCGTCGTCGTCAAGGTTCAGAGCGAATACTATCGCGCGTGGGCCGAGTTCTTCCGAAGTCGAACCGAGGGTGAGGTCGAAGTGTATCCGGGGACACAGACGGCGACGGTGGCACTCGTCACCCTCGGGACGAACGGCGACTTCCGGATGCCCGCCGAGCGCGGGTCCATCGACGTTCGGGGGATGGCCGAACACACCCTCGACGACTTCAGCATCGCGTTGCGCCCCGACGACAGCGACAGCGCGAACTTCAACAACCTGCAGTGGTCGCTCGCTGCCGAGGAGGGAGACCAACAGTTCGAGATTCACCTCAGAAAGACCGGTTCCAGCGGATGTGACATCGCCATCTCGACGTCCGTCTACTACTCCGACGACGGCGGCGACACGTACCACGGGTGGTACGACGACGACGCGTTCACCACTCACTGCGAGGACCTCGACGGCGACGGCGACAACGAGGTGCTGCTGGACGCGGACTTCGTCGACAACGGTGCGAGTCTCACGTACAAAAAACTCCAGAAGAGCGAACTGATGCACTTCAAGCCGGGAGAGCTCCGAGAGAGCGTGACGTTCGACGAGCACGAGGCGGATTCCGGCGAGACGTACACGGCCGGCGAGAACGACGAACTCCCGCTCTCGACGCTCGTCAGCCACTACTTCTCGCTGCTCTCGCCGTCGTTCGAGCTGATCGTCTACGACAAGAACTCCAACACGATAAGCGAGAGCGTCTCCAGCGGCCGTGTCGTCTACAGCGGCGACGAGAACTACGTCACGTACCTGCAGGTGAGCGAGAGCGAAGTCGTCGTCGAACTCGACTGA
- a CDS encoding DUF7288 family protein has protein sequence MVNRECGTDRGQAHTLEAVLSAMILLTSVIFALQVTAVTPLSASTSSQHIENQQQATAEGLLTAAADSGALERTLLLWGDGDGDGDREFRGATNEAYYTGGYPPTEFGRMLRSTFGDRGVAANVYVRYHTAAGDERRQRLFYQGEPSDNAAMATHLVTLYDDAVLYDDEDDDGVAEPTEPETQIDGSNFYAENVDGTDSGVYSVLRVEVVVWRM, from the coding sequence GTGGTGAACCGCGAATGCGGAACTGACCGCGGCCAAGCGCACACGCTCGAAGCGGTGTTGTCGGCGATGATTCTGCTCACGAGCGTCATCTTCGCGCTGCAGGTGACGGCGGTGACGCCGCTGTCGGCGAGTACGTCCAGCCAGCACATCGAGAACCAACAGCAGGCGACGGCCGAGGGGTTGCTCACCGCCGCCGCCGACTCCGGTGCGCTCGAACGGACGTTGCTACTGTGGGGCGACGGCGACGGCGACGGCGACCGTGAGTTCCGCGGGGCGACCAACGAGGCGTACTACACCGGCGGCTATCCGCCCACCGAGTTCGGACGGATGCTCCGCTCGACGTTCGGTGACCGCGGCGTCGCCGCGAACGTCTATGTCCGTTATCACACCGCCGCGGGCGACGAGCGCCGCCAGCGTCTCTTCTATCAAGGCGAACCGAGCGACAACGCGGCGATGGCAACGCACCTCGTCACGCTGTACGACGATGCGGTGCTGTACGACGATGAGGACGACGACGGTGTCGCCGAACCGACAGAGCCGGAGACGCAGATAGACGGCTCGAACTTCTACGCCGAGAACGTCGACGGAACCGACAGCGGCGTCTACAGCGTTCTCAGAGTGGAGGTGGTCGTGTGGCGGATGTGA
- a CDS encoding DUF7266 family protein — MRTDRAAASNTDRAVSTTLSYVLALGITGILISGLLVAGGGLVEDQRDRTLENELRVVGQQLAADLETADALVRSAPSGRVRLARQLPPRVVGSSYVVEIADEDGDGDTEMIHLSTSNPDVTVSVSFATRTTVAADSVSGGDVRIVYADGELVVEHA, encoded by the coding sequence ATGCGGACCGACCGCGCGGCGGCATCCAATACTGACCGCGCGGTGTCGACGACGCTGTCGTACGTGCTCGCGCTCGGCATCACAGGCATCCTCATCTCGGGGCTGCTCGTCGCCGGCGGCGGACTCGTGGAGGACCAGCGCGACCGGACGCTCGAAAACGAACTCCGCGTCGTCGGCCAGCAACTGGCCGCGGACCTCGAAACGGCCGACGCGCTGGTTCGCTCCGCGCCGTCGGGGAGGGTGCGACTCGCCCGGCAGCTCCCCCCGCGCGTCGTCGGGTCGAGTTACGTCGTCGAGATAGCCGACGAGGACGGCGACGGCGACACCGAGATGATTCACCTCTCGACGTCGAACCCGGACGTGACCGTCTCCGTCTCGTTTGCGACACGGACGACAGTCGCCGCCGATTCCGTTAGCGGCGGCGACGTGCGTATCGTCTACGCGGACGGAGAACTGGTGGTGGAGCATGCGTAG
- a CDS encoding type II secretion system F family protein: MSLDTGSSGAGSANAGEKLGDAFYPLFTWLFDPEGDFVADVEEKLSQARATTTVELYISQALAVGVLAGLALWFLGTILGYALFQFGIVNTEMLSLGARIPNPTLVDLLEAMKMPAAVGITGLVFGSVGFGLGFGTLLAIPYSTASARKREIDMLLSDSISFMYALSVGGLNQLEILESMAMAEDTYGEVAREFRSIVQETEYFGTDYRSAIQKQAMETPSDELSQFLTDMLSIVNSGGNMQQFLDDKKDKHMRTAKQQQELTLETLELFGEMYMTLSLFPLLLIIILVIMSMLGNADDMLLYATVYGLIPLTGVGFLVLVSTVKQDEVGDGYLNPADSSDRLAETNKEGLVHLGLVESFVGEYSLFDRVKNREGTFKTKELLKQPHIFFRDNPLFTLVFTLPVAAVVIGVSAANGVAPLSWDGMVAQPVWGTFVWWYVPSYIVAVPLAVFHTWNVYSRNAVVGKLSDNLRKLSSANDTGQTLLESVKTVSDTSSGKLADEFDVMYAKVHYGMSLKEALVEFNNKYHIPRLARTVKLITKAQEASSQITDVLTTAAQASENQDDIDRERKSRARMQVVIIIMTYLTLLAVMAILKTQFLDVMSGLTQGGGGQSAGGMSFGGGVDTNVLSVLFFHAVTLQAVLSAFISGYIRDADIISGVKFVVVLQTIALAVWVVVG, encoded by the coding sequence ATGAGCCTCGACACCGGGTCGAGCGGCGCGGGCAGCGCCAACGCCGGCGAGAAACTCGGCGACGCCTTCTACCCGCTGTTCACGTGGCTGTTCGACCCCGAGGGCGACTTCGTCGCCGACGTGGAAGAGAAACTCTCGCAGGCGCGCGCGACGACGACGGTCGAACTGTACATCTCGCAGGCGCTGGCCGTCGGCGTACTCGCGGGGCTCGCGCTGTGGTTCCTCGGGACGATACTCGGCTACGCGCTGTTCCAGTTTGGCATCGTCAACACGGAGATGCTCTCGCTCGGCGCGCGCATCCCGAATCCGACGCTCGTCGACCTCCTGGAGGCGATGAAGATGCCCGCCGCCGTCGGCATCACGGGACTGGTGTTCGGTTCGGTCGGTTTCGGCCTCGGCTTCGGCACGCTACTGGCGATTCCGTACTCCACCGCCTCCGCTCGAAAACGCGAGATAGACATGCTCCTCTCCGACTCCATCTCGTTTATGTACGCGCTCTCCGTGGGCGGGCTGAACCAACTGGAGATTCTGGAGTCGATGGCGATGGCCGAGGACACGTACGGCGAAGTCGCCCGCGAGTTCAGAAGCATCGTCCAGGAGACCGAGTACTTCGGCACCGACTATCGAAGCGCTATCCAGAAGCAGGCGATGGAGACGCCGAGCGACGAGCTCTCGCAGTTTCTCACCGACATGCTCTCCATCGTCAACTCCGGCGGCAACATGCAGCAGTTCCTCGACGACAAGAAGGACAAGCACATGCGCACCGCCAAGCAGCAACAGGAGTTGACGCTCGAAACACTGGAGCTGTTCGGCGAGATGTACATGACGCTCTCGCTGTTCCCGCTGCTTCTCATCATCATCCTCGTCATCATGAGCATGCTCGGCAACGCCGACGACATGCTCCTGTACGCGACCGTGTACGGACTCATCCCGCTGACGGGCGTCGGCTTCCTCGTCCTCGTCTCGACGGTGAAGCAGGACGAGGTCGGCGACGGCTATCTCAACCCGGCCGACAGCAGCGACCGACTCGCCGAGACCAACAAGGAGGGGCTGGTTCACCTCGGTCTCGTCGAGAGCTTCGTCGGCGAGTACAGCCTCTTCGACCGCGTGAAAAATCGCGAGGGGACGTTCAAGACCAAGGAGTTGCTGAAACAGCCGCACATCTTCTTCCGCGACAACCCGCTTTTCACGCTCGTCTTCACGCTCCCCGTCGCCGCCGTCGTCATCGGCGTCTCGGCGGCCAACGGCGTCGCGCCGCTGTCGTGGGACGGCATGGTCGCCCAACCCGTCTGGGGGACGTTCGTCTGGTGGTACGTTCCGTCGTACATCGTCGCCGTTCCCCTCGCCGTGTTCCACACGTGGAACGTTTACTCGCGCAACGCCGTCGTCGGCAAGCTCTCCGACAACCTCCGGAAACTGTCGAGCGCCAACGACACCGGCCAGACGCTGCTCGAATCGGTCAAGACGGTGTCGGACACCTCGTCGGGGAAACTCGCCGACGAGTTCGACGTTATGTACGCGAAGGTCCACTACGGGATGAGCCTCAAGGAGGCGCTCGTCGAGTTCAACAACAAGTACCACATCCCGCGACTGGCGCGGACGGTCAAGCTCATCACGAAGGCCCAGGAGGCGTCCAGCCAGATTACCGACGTGCTGACGACGGCGGCCCAAGCGTCGGAAAACCAGGACGACATCGACCGCGAGCGGAAGTCGCGCGCACGGATGCAGGTGGTCATCATCATCATGACCTACCTCACGCTGTTGGCGGTGATGGCCATCCTCAAGACGCAGTTCCTCGACGTGATGTCGGGGCTGACGCAGGGCGGGGGCGGACAGAGCGCCGGCGGCATGAGCTTCGGCGGCGGCGTCGACACTAACGTGCTCTCCGTCCTGTTCTTCCACGCGGTCACCCTCCAGGCCGTCCTCTCGGCGTTCATCAGCGGCTACATCCGCGACGCCGACATCATCTCCGGCGTCAAGTTCGTCGTCGTGCTCCAGACCATCGCGCTCGCGGTGTGGGTGGTGGTCGGATGA
- a CDS encoding DUF7261 family protein, whose product MSRFDGADDHPDDSALRDRAQLFLVGALSLAVVFVALSLILNSAIYTENLATRSTDAAGGAAVLDTRADVEAGVAGLIEYENRNRASVDPTAVENGVAELNSQVGNYSVRNGRAVRVSYVSRTDGTAAEQSTEGNFFADGTTTADWSVATNVDGLRAFEQRVQIGSLATESGDPFATEFVGGGDTHRVRLLRVGDDDLRVEVTTLSGEVEETERCALYDGASVDESVTVDLTSATVGGEPCPALEFFDESAIYDVSYENGDAVSGTYRFVVDEGSVQAVPNSKEVVYAVTVDLAYYSSNLDYETTLRVAPGEAGA is encoded by the coding sequence GTGAGTCGGTTCGACGGTGCCGACGACCACCCCGACGACTCGGCGCTCCGCGACAGAGCGCAGTTGTTCCTCGTCGGCGCGCTCTCGCTGGCCGTCGTCTTCGTCGCGCTCTCGCTCATCCTCAACTCCGCCATCTACACGGAGAACCTCGCGACGCGCAGCACCGACGCGGCGGGCGGGGCGGCGGTGCTCGACACCCGCGCCGACGTCGAGGCGGGCGTCGCCGGACTCATAGAGTACGAGAATCGGAATCGAGCGTCGGTCGACCCCACCGCCGTCGAGAACGGGGTGGCGGAACTCAACAGCCAAGTCGGCAACTACAGCGTCCGCAACGGCCGTGCGGTGCGCGTTTCCTACGTGTCGAGAACAGACGGAACGGCCGCCGAGCAGTCGACTGAGGGGAATTTCTTCGCCGACGGAACGACGACGGCCGACTGGTCCGTCGCCACGAACGTCGACGGCCTCCGCGCGTTCGAGCAGCGAGTGCAAATCGGCTCGCTAGCCACCGAGTCGGGAGACCCGTTCGCCACCGAGTTCGTCGGCGGCGGCGACACCCATCGCGTCCGTCTCCTGCGCGTCGGCGACGACGACCTGCGCGTCGAAGTCACCACGCTATCGGGCGAAGTCGAAGAAACCGAACGTTGCGCGCTGTACGACGGCGCGTCCGTCGACGAGTCCGTCACCGTCGACCTCACGTCGGCTACCGTCGGCGGCGAACCGTGCCCGGCGCTGGAGTTCTTCGACGAGTCGGCCATCTACGACGTGTCGTACGAAAACGGCGACGCGGTCAGCGGAACTTATCGCTTCGTCGTCGACGAGGGGAGCGTCCAGGCGGTCCCCAACTCGAAGGAGGTCGTCTACGCTGTGACCGTCGACCTCGCGTACTACTCGTCGAACCTCGACTACGAGACGACGCTACGGGTCGCCCCGGGGGAGGCCGGTGCGTAG
- a CDS encoding DUF7287 family protein, with protein MSLRPEDRALRRDPRAQTTIDFAIGAGVFLLTVAFVVAFVPSMLAPFADGGQEDTVVADRVASNLVGGTLSAPGTPYRVDGECAAVFFDAPVASDPDCGFDGTSLNERVGVAADVRLNVTLDGDWTGDGVERLCWDENERRVVAASASGCDHRFEDGDTPPTDTNSVVVAWRTVSFAGDPAQLEVRVW; from the coding sequence ATGAGTCTGCGCCCCGAAGACCGGGCGCTTCGACGCGATCCCCGCGCGCAGACGACTATCGACTTCGCCATCGGCGCGGGCGTCTTCCTGCTCACCGTCGCGTTCGTCGTCGCGTTCGTCCCGTCGATGCTCGCGCCGTTCGCCGACGGGGGGCAGGAGGACACCGTCGTCGCCGACAGAGTGGCGTCGAACCTCGTCGGTGGGACGCTGAGCGCCCCCGGAACTCCGTACCGCGTCGACGGCGAGTGCGCGGCGGTGTTCTTCGATGCGCCGGTGGCCAGCGACCCCGACTGTGGATTCGACGGCACGTCGTTGAACGAGCGCGTCGGCGTCGCCGCCGACGTGCGTCTGAACGTCACTCTCGACGGTGACTGGACCGGTGACGGCGTCGAACGTCTCTGCTGGGACGAGAACGAACGGCGCGTCGTCGCGGCCAGTGCCAGCGGCTGCGATCACCGATTCGAGGACGGCGATACGCCGCCGACCGACACCAACTCGGTCGTCGTGGCGTGGCGAACCGTCTCGTTCGCGGGCGACCCCGCACAACTGGAGGTGCGCGTGTGGTGA
- a CDS encoding DUF7289 family protein, protein MRSRRRGGCASTRRSRAVSETVSFILVFALITSTVGVVYVSGFSGLQDARDAERFTNAERAFDVMADNLADIHHEDAPSRATELKLAESQLLLGQSHSIGVDIEGRDAVDDPGKSYQPILFRTGSGPELVYENGALIRTDASGGSVMLREPDFVSRGTGDDRILVVPMILTNPGDGRSNVGGSTTVLVRAEHAGTERFPDATTSVTLTLDTTTERAPVWERYFESELGRECELTGVAESTVTCSDVPVGRVHVTATYLTVEFE, encoded by the coding sequence ATGCGTAGCCGTCGTCGGGGCGGATGCGCGTCGACCCGTCGCTCACGGGCGGTCAGCGAGACGGTGAGTTTCATCCTCGTCTTCGCGCTCATCACCAGCACCGTCGGCGTCGTCTACGTCTCCGGCTTTTCCGGCTTGCAGGACGCCCGCGACGCGGAGCGATTCACGAACGCCGAACGCGCGTTCGACGTGATGGCCGACAACCTCGCCGACATCCACCACGAGGACGCGCCGAGTCGGGCGACCGAACTCAAACTCGCCGAATCGCAACTGCTTCTCGGGCAGTCACACTCCATCGGTGTCGACATCGAGGGGCGTGATGCGGTCGACGACCCGGGGAAGTCCTACCAACCGATTCTCTTCCGGACCGGGTCGGGGCCGGAACTCGTCTACGAGAACGGCGCGCTCATCCGCACCGACGCCAGCGGCGGGTCGGTGATGCTCCGGGAGCCCGACTTTGTGTCCCGAGGAACCGGCGACGATCGAATTCTCGTCGTGCCGATGATTCTGACGAACCCCGGCGACGGCCGGTCGAACGTCGGCGGGTCGACGACGGTGTTAGTCCGCGCCGAGCACGCCGGAACCGAGCGGTTCCCCGACGCGACCACCTCGGTGACGCTCACGCTCGACACGACGACGGAGCGAGCGCCCGTCTGGGAACGGTACTTCGAGTCCGAACTCGGCCGCGAGTGCGAGTTGACCGGTGTAGCGGAGTCGACGGTGACGTGTTCGGACGTTCCGGTCGGCCGCGTGCACGTGACCGCGACGTATCTCACCGTCGAGTTCGAATAA
- a CDS encoding ATPase, T2SS/T4P/T4SS family yields the protein MAIDDAVDSDSGQFDDAGEGASDSEARRPAAVGEYTWAEYLDEYGPPGAADDLYRGLRPAPGTDRWEDDEDVQTKPLGADWDRIPLDPVSFLGFHPDDIDSRVGLAGGNAETLHEIFESFCDPETTPVVKDEYIWEHYKREYYYEDDGSRPRDTDGEIERFDPIDALGHDPDYIENTISHLSDRADELEALIEERTVNTRGDFDEDEFFSTDAGTTTVANRYDLEKAVPMAKKTHFEEVERYWVNKPYAFVVIFHSTKENEDKYYLVQPYMNRLETELAEYLTGKLRTAIKYADDDVVGGDDHRRRVIEDQTYELLERYDLYSRERTEPFANTLADRLGISGDDEGVAGKLVRLLGYRPLERESAGLDGIAARPEPAVLADDDADLTEYQVEKLLNFLTRDFIGYERIDGIKHDINVEDISCDGYNSPVFVYHGDYEQIITNVYHDETELDDFVVKLAQRSGKGISKRRPQVDATLPDGSRAQLTLGREVSDHGTNYTIRQFKDVPFTPIDLICWHTFSLDEMAFLWLCIENHKSLIFAGGTASGKTTSLNAVSLFIPSNTKIVSIEDTREVELPQRNWIASVTRPSFSDDNGGDVDEFDLLEAALRQRPDYIVMGEIRGEEGRTLFQVMSTGHTTYTTFHADSVGEVLKRFTTEPINVSKTMFSALDLVSIQSSTRVQGNKVRRNKSLTEINHYDAENDEINVQDVYQWQAEDDEFLLMGDSNTLDEIKFDRGWSEETLQSEIFKRQVVLAYLIDRGLNTYTQVAATFQAFINDPETILTLMAEDGLEKSLEDLREMESVLIDIDPEKEEMVPRPDPDAETLAEAREILERAEEELFDDYRGEPVGSIADALSGVESAADVTATPSTPTDESPAVDGPALGEADENPELDAAEANPELADGDERDGDVPALTDGESAEAGDSTDAANAADLTDAANSGDAADSATSTADDDQLSNDDSTPDDDEATTVDTQNEDVDGESDAGASDGASDEHGSGADDGWDFGQSARDAASTDEGGE from the coding sequence GGCGCGTCGGATTCCGAGGCGCGTCGCCCGGCCGCCGTGGGGGAGTACACGTGGGCTGAGTACCTCGACGAGTACGGGCCGCCGGGAGCGGCCGACGACCTCTATCGGGGGCTTCGACCCGCGCCGGGCACCGACCGCTGGGAGGACGACGAGGACGTACAGACGAAACCGCTGGGTGCGGACTGGGACCGCATCCCGCTCGACCCGGTGTCGTTTCTGGGCTTTCACCCCGACGACATCGACTCGCGCGTAGGGCTGGCCGGCGGCAACGCCGAGACGCTCCACGAGATATTCGAGTCGTTCTGCGACCCCGAGACGACCCCGGTCGTCAAGGACGAGTACATCTGGGAGCACTACAAGCGGGAGTACTACTACGAGGACGACGGCAGCCGCCCGCGAGACACCGACGGCGAGATCGAGCGGTTCGATCCGATCGACGCGCTGGGCCACGACCCCGACTACATCGAGAACACCATCTCGCATCTGAGCGACCGCGCCGACGAGCTGGAGGCGCTCATCGAAGAGCGCACCGTCAACACGAGAGGGGATTTCGACGAGGACGAGTTCTTCTCGACGGACGCGGGAACGACGACGGTCGCCAACCGCTACGACCTCGAAAAGGCGGTGCCGATGGCGAAGAAGACGCACTTCGAGGAGGTCGAACGCTACTGGGTGAACAAACCGTACGCGTTCGTCGTCATCTTCCACTCCACGAAGGAGAACGAGGACAAGTACTACCTCGTTCAGCCGTACATGAACCGATTGGAGACGGAGTTGGCGGAGTATCTCACGGGGAAGCTCCGGACGGCCATCAAGTACGCCGACGACGACGTGGTCGGCGGCGACGATCACCGTCGACGGGTCATCGAAGACCAGACGTACGAGCTGTTGGAGCGCTACGACCTCTACAGCCGCGAACGGACGGAGCCGTTTGCGAACACGCTCGCCGACCGTCTCGGCATCTCCGGCGACGACGAGGGTGTCGCGGGTAAGCTCGTCCGACTGCTCGGCTATCGACCGCTCGAACGCGAGAGCGCCGGACTCGACGGCATCGCCGCCCGCCCCGAACCCGCCGTATTGGCCGACGACGACGCCGACCTCACCGAGTACCAGGTCGAGAAACTGCTCAACTTCCTCACGCGGGATTTCATCGGCTACGAGCGCATCGACGGCATCAAACACGACATCAACGTCGAGGACATCTCCTGCGACGGCTACAACTCGCCGGTGTTCGTCTACCACGGCGACTACGAGCAGATAATCACGAACGTCTACCACGACGAAACCGAGTTGGACGACTTCGTCGTAAAACTCGCCCAGCGCTCCGGGAAAGGCATCTCGAAGCGTCGCCCGCAGGTCGACGCGACGCTCCCCGACGGCTCGCGGGCGCAGTTGACGCTCGGCCGGGAGGTGTCCGATCACGGGACGAACTACACCATCCGGCAGTTCAAGGACGTCCCGTTCACGCCCATCGACCTCATCTGCTGGCACACGTTCTCGCTCGACGAGATGGCCTTCCTGTGGCTCTGCATCGAGAACCACAAGTCGCTCATCTTCGCCGGGGGTACGGCGTCCGGAAAGACGACGAGCCTCAACGCCGTCTCGCTTTTCATCCCCTCGAACACGAAGATCGTCTCCATCGAGGACACCCGCGAGGTCGAACTCCCGCAGCGCAACTGGATCGCGTCGGTCACCCGACCCTCCTTTTCGGACGACAACGGCGGTGATGTCGACGAGTTCGACCTGCTGGAGGCCGCGCTCCGACAGCGCCCCGACTACATCGTGATGGGCGAGATTCGAGGTGAGGAGGGCCGGACGCTGTTTCAGGTCATGTCGACGGGGCACACGACGTACACGACGTTCCACGCCGACTCCGTCGGCGAGGTGCTCAAACGCTTCACGACAGAACCTATCAACGTCTCGAAGACGATGTTCTCGGCTTTGGACCTCGTCTCGATTCAGAGTTCGACGCGAGTGCAGGGCAACAAGGTCCGCCGGAACAAGTCGCTCACCGAGATCAACCATTACGACGCCGAAAACGACGAGATCAACGTCCAGGACGTCTACCAGTGGCAGGCCGAGGACGACGAGTTCCTGCTGATGGGCGACTCGAACACGCTCGACGAGATCAAGTTCGACCGCGGGTGGTCCGAGGAGACGCTGCAGTCCGAGATCTTCAAGCGACAGGTCGTTCTCGCCTATCTCATCGACCGCGGGCTGAACACCTACACGCAGGTCGCGGCGACGTTCCAGGCGTTCATCAACGACCCCGAGACCATCCTCACGCTGATGGCCGAAGACGGGCTGGAGAAGAGCCTCGAAGACCTCCGCGAGATGGAGTCGGTGCTCATCGACATCGACCCCGAGAAGGAGGAGATGGTGCCCCGTCCCGACCCCGACGCGGAGACGCTGGCGGAGGCCCGAGAGATTCTCGAGCGCGCGGAGGAGGAACTGTTCGACGACTACCGCGGCGAACCGGTCGGAAGCATCGCTGACGCGCTCTCGGGCGTCGAATCCGCGGCGGACGTGACTGCCACGCCGTCGACGCCGACCGACGAATCGCCGGCGGTTGACGGTCCGGCGCTCGGCGAAGCAGACGAGAACCCCGAACTCGACGCCGCCGAAGCGAACCCGGAACTCGCGGACGGCGACGAACGCGACGGCGACGTCCCGGCGCTCACCGACGGCGAGTCCGCGGAGGCCGGGGATTCGACGGACGCTGCGAACGCTGCGGATTTGACGGACGCTGCGAACTCTGGAGACGCTGCGGATTCGGCGACGTCGACGGCGGACGACGACCAGCTGTCTAACGACGATTCGACGCCTGACGACGACGAGGCCACAACCGTCGACACCCAGAACGAGGACGTAGACGGGGAGAGCGACGCCGGGGCGTCTGATGGCGCGAGCGACGAGCACGGCTCCGGCGCGGACGACGGATGGGACTTCGGGCAGTCGGCCCGTGACGCGGCGTCGACCGACGAGGGCGGCGAATGA